One stretch of Rathayibacter festucae DSM 15932 DNA includes these proteins:
- a CDS encoding TetR/AcrR family transcriptional regulator translates to MNETPRSARPGRRPGSATTRGAVLTAARASFAADGYAGTTIRRIATDAGVDPSQVMQFFGSKDELFAAVMAVPASALHRFDTAFDGADEHLGERVVRAYLEAFEGDDAESEPLMAMLRGAVTNAQASETLRDFIQSRLTHGTAGRGEDATLRAGLAASMLIGVVVGRRVVGVPALLAADLHRIVATVGPVIQQLLAREATTV, encoded by the coding sequence ATGAACGAGACTCCGCGGTCGGCACGCCCCGGTCGACGCCCCGGCTCCGCCACCACGAGGGGCGCCGTGCTGACGGCGGCTCGGGCGAGCTTCGCCGCTGACGGCTACGCCGGAACGACCATCCGCCGGATCGCGACGGATGCCGGAGTCGACCCGTCCCAGGTCATGCAGTTCTTCGGCTCGAAGGACGAGCTGTTCGCCGCGGTGATGGCGGTCCCCGCCTCCGCGCTGCACCGCTTCGACACCGCCTTCGACGGCGCCGACGAGCACCTCGGCGAGCGGGTCGTCCGCGCCTACCTCGAAGCCTTCGAGGGCGACGACGCGGAGTCGGAGCCGCTGATGGCGATGCTCCGCGGCGCCGTCACGAACGCGCAGGCGAGCGAGACCCTGCGGGACTTCATCCAGTCCCGGCTCACCCACGGCACGGCCGGCCGGGGCGAGGACGCGACGCTCCGCGCAGGCCTCGCCGCCTCGATGCTGATCGGCGTCGTCGTCGGCCGCCGCGTCGTCGGCGTGCCGGCCCTGCTCGCCGCGGATCTCCACCGGATCGTCGCCACGGTCGGACCGGTCATCCAGCAGCTGCTCGCCCGGGAGGCGACGACGGTGTGA
- a CDS encoding FAD-dependent monooxygenase gives MNAHRQRRVLISGASFAGLATALWMRRLGYEVTIVEIGSGLKRGGTPVDIRDDTIAIVERMGLLEQISAKALAPRVTEFTTPEGDLIARIDPEPPAADAVGDGYEIHRDDLLDVLAAATEGEVEMLWSNSIASLHELDEESLRVTFRDGTERNFSLVFGCDGNHSTVRRLHFGQEALYSHFLQTYFSIATLDSLIIAPQTTRITTSPGVTMLVNSYDSTTELVLGFRSEKEIPYDHHDEEEQKSILREHLLQAGPPFSDHVDQALDVETFYFDKLSQIKMPAWTSGHVALVGDAGYCASPAAGMGGSLAIIGATALFDAFRAADGDVEQAFAAYEQALRPVVDEIQHNAEHIGVSSYFPATEEQIRARNSMLLGH, from the coding sequence ATGAACGCGCACAGGCAGAGGCGAGTGCTCATCTCGGGAGCGAGCTTCGCGGGGCTCGCGACGGCGCTCTGGATGCGCCGGCTCGGCTACGAGGTCACGATCGTTGAGATCGGATCCGGCCTGAAGCGAGGAGGCACCCCGGTCGATATCCGCGACGACACCATCGCGATCGTCGAGCGGATGGGCCTGCTCGAGCAGATCTCGGCGAAGGCACTTGCTCCTCGCGTGACGGAGTTCACGACGCCGGAAGGGGACCTCATTGCACGGATCGACCCCGAGCCGCCCGCAGCGGACGCGGTGGGCGACGGCTACGAGATCCACCGTGATGATCTGCTCGACGTCCTCGCCGCGGCGACGGAGGGCGAGGTGGAGATGCTGTGGAGCAACTCCATCGCGTCGCTGCACGAGCTCGACGAGGAGAGCCTCCGCGTCACCTTCCGTGACGGCACCGAGAGGAACTTCTCCCTGGTGTTCGGCTGCGACGGCAATCACTCCACGGTGCGCCGACTGCACTTCGGTCAGGAAGCGCTCTACAGCCACTTCCTCCAGACGTACTTCTCCATCGCGACCCTCGACAGCCTGATCATCGCCCCTCAGACGACTCGGATCACGACCTCTCCGGGCGTGACGATGCTGGTGAACTCGTACGACTCCACCACCGAACTCGTTCTCGGCTTCCGCTCCGAGAAGGAGATCCCGTACGACCACCACGACGAGGAGGAGCAGAAGAGCATCCTCCGCGAGCACCTTCTGCAGGCCGGCCCGCCGTTCTCGGATCACGTCGACCAGGCGCTGGACGTCGAGACCTTCTACTTCGACAAGCTCAGCCAGATCAAGATGCCGGCGTGGACATCAGGACACGTCGCGCTCGTCGGCGACGCCGGCTACTGCGCATCGCCTGCCGCGGGCATGGGAGGGTCGCTCGCCATAATCGGCGCCACAGCGCTTTTCGACGCCTTCCGTGCGGCGGATGGCGATGTCGAGCAGGCGTTCGCCGCCTACGAGCAGGCACTCCGACCGGTCGTCGATGAGATCCAGCACAACGCCGAGCACATCGGCGTCAGCAGCTACTTCCCCGCGACCGAGGAGCAGATCAGGGCCCGCAACAGCATGCTGCTCGGGCACTGA
- a CDS encoding carboxypeptidase-like regulatory domain-containing protein, which yields MSSLSRGAVRRSLALAAAVLVAATALATPSVADPDRGTGTVTGHLILEGTPNTPPPAGTEVVTYNTFDPIGYSATTADDGTFTFDGLAAGTYSVRTEYEDGVHVPIDLGSDTIRDGTGDSFPLTAGGTLTLPDYVLPIGGSISGHVDTDDGKPIVVSAYQGPFRGYFSTTTDANGDYTVGGLEPADYIIGFDDRGPDATYKKWWPDSPDMNGAQTLTITRLGQTITGIDGDLRTVRTNPLDSAPCLDRSKLTLAKATAAARAYLRSHHDLDALKTLTRADVKQYLARCA from the coding sequence ATGTCTTCGCTCTCGCGCGGCGCCGTCCGGCGCTCGCTCGCTCTCGCCGCCGCCGTCCTGGTCGCCGCCACCGCACTCGCCACGCCCTCCGTCGCAGACCCGGACAGAGGGACCGGCACCGTCACCGGCCACCTCATCCTGGAAGGCACACCGAACACTCCGCCCCCCGCAGGCACGGAGGTGGTCACCTACAACACGTTCGATCCGATCGGCTACTCCGCGACGACCGCCGACGACGGCACCTTCACCTTCGACGGGCTGGCCGCCGGTACGTACTCCGTCAGAACGGAGTACGAAGACGGCGTCCACGTCCCGATCGACCTGGGGTCGGACACGATCCGCGACGGCACCGGTGACTCCTTCCCTCTCACAGCAGGCGGGACGCTGACTCTTCCCGACTACGTGCTCCCGATCGGCGGCTCCATCAGCGGCCACGTCGACACAGACGACGGGAAGCCGATCGTCGTGTCCGCCTACCAGGGCCCCTTTCGCGGCTACTTCTCCACGACGACCGACGCGAACGGCGACTACACCGTCGGCGGCCTCGAGCCCGCCGACTACATCATCGGCTTCGACGATCGAGGCCCTGACGCCACCTACAAGAAGTGGTGGCCCGACTCCCCCGACATGAACGGCGCGCAGACCCTCACCATCACGCGACTCGGCCAGACCATCACCGGCATCGACGGCGACCTGCGCACCGTGCGCACCAACCCGCTCGACTCCGCCCCCTGCCTGGACCGCTCGAAGCTCACCCTCGCCAAGGCCACCGCCGCCGCCCGCGCCTACCTCCGCAGCCACCACGACCTCGACGCACTGAAGACCCTCACCCGCGCCGACGTGAAGCAGTACCTCGCTCGCTGCGCCTGA
- a CDS encoding SDR family oxidoreductase, producing the protein MTTLGDSATKLALVTGGNKGIGLAIARGLARQGFTVLLGARSVDAGRDAAGTLDGDVRPVLLDVTRQDHVDALAARVAEEFGRLDVLVNNAGVNTLTFHPMDHLPTPTEETVDDIRSVYEVNVFAVVRMMTAFLPLLTRAEDGRVVNITSKRGSLGEEGAWVGQPSMAYSSSKTALNALTVHYAREFAATTLKINGAAPGHVATDFNDFRGSRTPDEGAAVAVRLATLPADGPTGAVFEDDRRLAW; encoded by the coding sequence ATGACAACACTCGGAGATTCTGCGACGAAGCTCGCCCTCGTCACCGGCGGCAACAAGGGCATCGGCCTGGCCATCGCGCGCGGCCTCGCAAGGCAGGGGTTCACCGTCCTGCTCGGAGCGAGGAGCGTCGACGCCGGCCGGGACGCGGCGGGGACCCTCGACGGCGACGTCCGGCCCGTCCTTCTCGACGTCACCCGGCAGGACCACGTCGATGCCCTCGCGGCGCGCGTCGCGGAGGAGTTCGGGCGTCTCGACGTGCTGGTGAACAATGCCGGCGTCAACACGCTCACCTTCCACCCGATGGATCACCTGCCGACGCCGACCGAGGAGACAGTCGACGACATCAGGAGCGTGTACGAGGTCAACGTCTTCGCCGTCGTGCGGATGATGACGGCGTTCCTGCCGCTCCTCACCCGGGCGGAGGATGGGCGGGTGGTGAACATCACGAGCAAGCGCGGCTCGCTCGGCGAGGAGGGCGCCTGGGTGGGCCAGCCCTCCATGGCCTACTCCAGCTCGAAGACCGCCCTCAATGCGCTGACCGTGCACTACGCCCGCGAGTTCGCCGCCACGACGCTGAAGATCAACGGCGCGGCCCCGGGGCACGTCGCCACTGACTTCAACGACTTCCGCGGCAGCAGGACACCGGACGAAGGCGCGGCGGTCGCCGTCCGCCTGGCAACCCTGCCCGCTGACGGCCCGACCGGCGCGGTCTTCGAGGACGACCGCCGGCTCGCCTGGTGA
- a CDS encoding MarR family winged helix-turn-helix transcriptional regulator: MTAPLSEQEQLLWHAWKIAADQVRQRVAEEIKTGTGLSDPDFGILTRLVELGGGELRQSDLATSMQWHRSRLSHQLTRMEQRGLLGRRSADAGVHVQITDEGRDAVRAARPIHAAAVRRHLVDRTDGIDRATLMQVLERLAQDSSPSR; the protein is encoded by the coding sequence ATGACCGCACCGCTGAGCGAGCAGGAGCAACTTCTCTGGCATGCGTGGAAGATCGCAGCGGACCAGGTCCGGCAGCGCGTCGCCGAGGAGATCAAGACCGGCACGGGTCTCTCCGACCCGGACTTCGGCATCCTGACGCGCCTGGTCGAGCTCGGCGGCGGGGAGCTCCGCCAGAGCGACCTCGCCACCTCGATGCAGTGGCATCGCAGCCGGCTCTCGCACCAACTGACCCGCATGGAGCAGCGCGGTCTGCTCGGTCGTCGGAGCGCGGACGCCGGCGTCCACGTGCAGATCACCGATGAGGGGCGGGATGCCGTCCGCGCTGCCCGGCCGATCCACGCCGCCGCTGTCCGCAGGCACCTCGTCGATCGCACCGACGGCATCGATCGCGCGACCCTGATGCAGGTGCTCGAGCGGCTCGCGCAGGACTCCTCGCCGTCCCGATGA
- a CDS encoding helix-turn-helix transcriptional regulator encodes MDKGELAAFLRSRRERLRPEDVGLPSGPRRRTPGLRREEIAVLAHISTEYYARLEQGRAPRPSDVVLGGIAGALRLTSEESDHLHRLAGTAPTPSGLHRRDVRPSVLALLERLPHTAGIVLSATFEVLAWNDLAAALMEDFSLLPPRDRNLARKTFLAAEQPPEAIYGISDEIAFQEGVVTQLRSAHATYPSDPVVAELIEDLLAGSAEFARLWRRHDVQTPPPLRKTFRRTPVGAITVDCDSLAITERDQHLVLYTAPAGSRDAENLALLEVLGPEPLTARRDL; translated from the coding sequence ATGGACAAGGGTGAGCTTGCAGCGTTCCTCCGAAGTCGCCGCGAGCGTCTTCGGCCGGAGGACGTCGGATTACCGTCGGGACCACGCCGCAGAACACCGGGACTGCGCCGGGAGGAGATCGCCGTTCTCGCGCACATCTCCACCGAGTACTACGCCCGTCTCGAACAGGGCCGCGCTCCTCGACCCTCGGACGTCGTCCTCGGTGGTATCGCTGGTGCTCTCCGTCTCACGTCCGAGGAGTCCGACCACCTGCACCGGCTCGCCGGCACCGCTCCGACCCCGTCGGGCTTGCACCGTCGCGACGTTCGACCGAGCGTCCTCGCGCTCCTCGAACGACTCCCGCACACCGCCGGCATCGTCCTGTCCGCCACCTTCGAGGTGCTCGCGTGGAACGATCTCGCAGCAGCCCTCATGGAGGACTTCTCGTTGCTGCCGCCGCGCGACCGCAACCTCGCGAGGAAGACCTTCCTCGCCGCAGAGCAGCCACCGGAAGCGATCTACGGCATCTCGGACGAGATCGCGTTCCAAGAGGGCGTCGTCACGCAGCTCCGCAGCGCTCACGCCACGTATCCCTCGGACCCCGTCGTCGCGGAACTGATCGAGGACCTCCTTGCCGGCAGCGCCGAGTTCGCACGGCTCTGGAGACGGCACGACGTCCAGACGCCGCCACCCCTGCGGAAGACGTTCCGCCGTACACCCGTGGGGGCGATCACCGTCGACTGCGACTCCCTCGCCATCACCGAACGCGACCAGCATCTCGTGCTCTACACCGCGCCGGCAGGCTCACGGGACGCCGAGAACCTCGCCTTGCTGGAGGTTCTCGGCCCCGAGCCGCTCACCGCCCGACGAGACCTCTGA
- a CDS encoding SDR family NAD(P)-dependent oxidoreductase produces the protein MTHTNESTAIGLLTGKVIFITGASRGIGAAAARLFAGEGAAVVLAARNTKALGSIVDEIRGQGGTADAVAMDLADRASIRAAVDHVEELHGRLDGAFNNGGVNQQNVGPLDTTSDDDIDEQFAVNFRAHWVGMLAEAALMRRSGGGAIVNTSSIGSRRAVPPLPAYGAMKRALNSITETAAVTWAGEGIRVNGITPGGTATEMMDEWEKRTPGIIEANNAASPLGRMATALEVAEVAGFLLSDRASAVTGAIVPVDGGAGA, from the coding sequence ATGACACACACCAACGAATCCACAGCGATCGGCCTGCTGACCGGCAAAGTCATCTTCATCACCGGAGCCAGCCGTGGCATCGGCGCCGCAGCGGCTCGCCTCTTCGCCGGCGAGGGTGCCGCTGTCGTGCTGGCGGCCCGCAACACGAAAGCGCTCGGCTCGATCGTCGACGAGATCCGCGGTCAGGGCGGCACGGCTGATGCCGTTGCCATGGACCTCGCTGACCGGGCGAGCATCCGCGCCGCCGTGGACCACGTCGAGGAGCTCCACGGACGCCTCGACGGCGCCTTCAACAACGGCGGCGTGAACCAGCAGAACGTCGGTCCCCTCGACACCACTTCCGACGACGACATCGACGAGCAGTTCGCGGTGAACTTCCGTGCTCACTGGGTCGGGATGCTCGCCGAAGCAGCCCTCATGAGGAGATCCGGAGGAGGTGCGATCGTCAACACCTCCAGCATCGGCAGCCGCCGCGCCGTTCCGCCCCTGCCCGCCTACGGGGCGATGAAGCGAGCACTGAACAGCATCACCGAGACCGCGGCCGTGACCTGGGCCGGGGAAGGCATCCGCGTCAATGGGATCACGCCAGGTGGAACCGCAACGGAGATGATGGACGAGTGGGAGAAGAGGACGCCGGGCATCATCGAGGCGAACAACGCAGCCAGCCCCCTCGGCCGCATGGCGACCGCCCTCGAGGTCGCCGAAGTCGCCGGATTTCTCCTGAGCGACCGAGCCTCAGCCGTGACGGGCGCCATCGTGCCCGTCGACGGCGGCGCCGGCGCCTGA
- a CDS encoding SDR family oxidoreductase: protein MTDTTTDNGSTRGSGPSWTDLSGQVAVVTGASRGIGQAIAIRLGLLGASVVVNYSRDAAGAADTVAAITVAGSNAVAFQADVSDPRQVDSLFNSALARFGGVDVVVANAGIDETGGPIVDVTEADYDRMFGVNAKGAFFTLQQAARTVNRGGTILYIGSGSVLRPVAGFGLYASSKLVGGYLTGVLAQEVGGRGVTVNTIIASATDGAGYFAAASDDDPLRTLVQTASPLGSRMGSVDDVADAVEFFVGPLARWVSGGELLVSGGQN, encoded by the coding sequence ATGACCGACACAACCACCGACAACGGATCGACCCGCGGTAGCGGACCCTCTTGGACGGACCTCAGCGGCCAGGTGGCGGTCGTCACCGGGGCCAGCCGAGGGATCGGGCAAGCGATCGCAATCCGACTCGGCCTCCTCGGCGCCAGCGTCGTCGTGAACTACTCACGCGACGCAGCAGGAGCAGCAGACACCGTCGCCGCCATCACGGTAGCCGGCTCCAACGCCGTGGCCTTCCAGGCCGACGTGTCGGATCCGAGGCAGGTCGACTCGCTGTTCAACTCAGCGCTAGCGCGGTTCGGAGGTGTCGACGTCGTCGTGGCGAACGCCGGTATCGATGAAACCGGCGGACCGATCGTCGACGTCACCGAAGCGGATTACGACCGGATGTTCGGCGTCAACGCCAAGGGTGCGTTCTTCACGCTCCAGCAGGCAGCACGCACGGTGAACCGGGGCGGAACGATTCTCTACATCGGATCGGGTTCCGTACTGCGACCCGTCGCAGGGTTCGGGCTCTACGCGTCCAGCAAGCTGGTCGGCGGGTACCTCACCGGGGTGCTTGCTCAGGAGGTCGGAGGGCGTGGCGTGACCGTCAACACCATCATCGCCAGCGCGACGGACGGCGCCGGGTACTTCGCCGCCGCGTCCGATGATGACCCGCTCCGCACGCTGGTGCAGACCGCCAGCCCCCTCGGATCGAGGATGGGCTCGGTCGATGACGTAGCCGACGCGGTCGAGTTCTTCGTCGGCCCGCTCGCACGCTGGGTCAGCGGCGGTGAACTCCTCGTCAGCGGCGGACAGAACTGA